A region of Pseudorca crassidens isolate mPseCra1 chromosome 8, mPseCra1.hap1, whole genome shotgun sequence DNA encodes the following proteins:
- the ANKRD7 gene encoding LOW QUALITY PROTEIN: ankyrin repeat domain-containing protein 7 (The sequence of the model RefSeq protein was modified relative to this genomic sequence to represent the inferred CDS: deleted 1 base in 1 codon), translating to MKKLFTLWRMKDEPHTQPGYNLRDKDLKKLHKAASVGDLEKVKEYLQLKKHDVNMRDREHRTALHLACANGYSNIVSLLIEKQCKVNVWDGENRSPLTKAVQCDKESCVTILLEHGADPNLVDLYGNTALHYAACHQSDSLVAKLLEHKANLEAQNKDGYTPLLLAITENNAEMVEFLLKSGADVNASDKNQRTALMIALSDEPTSLVSLLLQQEVNLSCQDIMDSQLRNMLLSMVLLCK from the exons ATGAAGAAGCTTTTCACATTATGGAGAATGAAGGATGAGCCCCACA CCCAGCCAGGCTACAACCTTAGAGATAAGGATTTAAAGAAACTTCACAAAGCTGCCTCGGTTGGGGATTTAGAGAAGGTGAAGGAGTATCTTCAGCTCAAGAAACATGATGTGAACATGCGGGACAGAGAACACAG AACAGCTTTGCACCTGGCCTGTGCTAATGGATATTCAAATATTGTATCTCTCTTAATTGAGAAACAGTGCAAAGTAAATGTCTGGGATGGTGAAAACAGATCTCCATTGACTAAG GCAGTACAGTGTGACAAGGAGAGTTGTGTTACTATTCTTCTAGAACATGGCGCAGACCCAAACTTGGTGGATTTATATGGCAATACTGCTCTTCATTATGCTGCTTGTCATCAAAGTGACTCATTAGTTGCAAAACTGCTTGAACACAAAGCTAATCTTGAAGCTCAAAATAAG gATGGATATACTCCACTTTTACTTGCCATTACTGAAAATAATGCAGAAATGGTAGAATTTCTTCTGAAGAGTGGGGCAGATGTGAATGCTTCAGATAAGAATCAAAG AACAGCCCTTATGATTGCTCTCAGTGATGAACCAACAAGTTTAGTCAGTCTTCTTCTTCAGCAAGAGGTGAACCTATCTTGTCAAGATATT ATGGATTCACAGCTGAGGAATATGCTTCTTTCAATGGTTTTACTATGTAAGTGA